gagagagagagagggagagagacggagggagagagagaaaggtacTCACAGGTTGCTCTGGCAGAGCGACTCGATGCAGATCGCTGCTCTCACGCTGTCTCTCAGTCTCACCTGGACTCTGTCTCCtgactctgacacacacacacacacagacacacacacacacacactgttagtgtgtgtgcgtcaggtgagcagcagcagtgtgtctGTCTCACCTATGAGGAGGCTGGTCACCTGACGTCAGGCTGGCGGTGAGCTGGtagaagctcagtgtgtgtgtctgtgtgtgtgtgtgtgtgtgtgtgtgtgtgtgtgtgtgtctgtgtgtgtgtgtgtgtgtgtgtgtgtgtgtgtgtgtgtgtgtgtctcacctatGAGGAGGCTGGCTGTGAGCTGGTAGAAGCCGGAGACGGCTGCGGCGTAGCGGCCGGTGCTGGCGTTGAAGCTCTGACCTCTCTGGAGGCTCCGCTCTGAGTCGGAGGGCtgcagggtcaaaggtcaaacaCAAGGTCAGGGTCATTTGGAAAGAGTGTTGCTTTAATCCATTGCATCACTTCCTGGTAGTATGTTAAagttaaaggtgtgtgtgtgtgtgtgcgtgcgtgtgtgtgtgcgtgcatgcgtctgtctgtgtgtctgcgtgcgtgtgtgtctctgtgtgtgtgtgtgtatgtgtttccgtgcgtgtgtgtgtttccgtgcgtgtgtgtgtgtgtgtgtgtgtgtgtgtctctatgtgtgtctgtgtgtgtgtgtgtgtgtgtgtgtgtgtctgtgtgtgtgtgtgtgtgtgtgtctcagtgtgtgtgtgtgtgtgtgtgtgggtgggtgggtgtgtgtgtgtgtgtctctatgtgtgtgtgtgtgtgtgtgtgtgtgtgtgtctcagtgtgtgtgtgtgtgtgtgtgtgtgtgtgtgtgtctcagtgtgtgtgtgtgtgtgtgtgtgtgtgtgtgtgtgtgtgtgtctcagtgtgtgtgtgtgtgtgtgtgtgggtgtgtgtgtgtgtcacctggCTGAATGGCTGCAGCTCCAGCAGGCTGCGGCGAGGGATGACGACGGCTGCTGGGAGGCGCCTGAGGAAGGAGGTGGAGACACGAGGAGGCCGatcacacaggaaacacactcCTCCTGCTGCCAGGTCTGAGAGAGACGGGGAATCAAACGCTGCCATTGTTTCTATAAAGTTTATAAAGTGAAGTCATAGGAGAACAAACATGAGCTGTGTGTGACTCAGTCAGACCTCAGACGTCTGCAGTACCTCTCATTTACTCTCACTCTCTTTTGACAGTTATTTTTCCAACGTTTATGTCAGTGTTTGAGACAATTTTAACGGggtttttttatccttttttttcctgtcagtatgttaacacacacacacacacacacactctgagacacacacacacacacacacacacacatacacactgagacacacacacagacacacacacacacacacacacagacacacacacacacacatacatacacacatacacacacataggcacacacacacacacacacacacacacagacacacacacacacacacacacacacacacacagagagacacacacacacacacagacacatacacacacacacacacacataggcacatacacacacagacacacaaaaagtaACAAAGACACATCATCAGTCAGCAGGAATTTCAGGAATCCTGCCGCCGAGCCAAGTCACATCCACGCTCCACAAAATTACCCCTATTAAGGACTCAGACAGCctgcctccacacacacacacacacacacacacacacacacacacacacacactgagctgtgTTTATATAACCTACATACAGAAAACTCTGGGGGAAAGTGAAAAGTGAATGATGTGAATATGAAACTGAGCAGTCTGGATCGTTAAGTTTTCAGTCGTGTTTGTAACTAAACATGGCGTTAGATTTcataatttttcatttttactgaaaacaaatatgaagatgacgtcctcaaatgtcatgttttgttccacaactcaaagatcttcagtgtcctgtcccagaggagagaagaaactagaacatattcacatttaacaagctgacatcacactagtttacctgttttatcataaagaaatgactcaaactgatgaTATAGGATATGGAGATTATAATAGTAGATTAATTTATTCatgaatctttgcagctctagcttgttgttggttgatttttgtcattttattttgataatttaaTGGTTTGCGTGTGAAGCCAGCATATTTTAAACCTCCttttgtccttgggtcaaatctgacccgtttacaaaaactttctatatcagaactatgacaaaagaattttgaaaaaagtgacaaatgttggaaaaaaaagccatcaaaaacatcgccaaaggtgaaaaaaagttttttaaaaactctttttaaaaagtgaccaaaaaaattgaaaaaaaatatcgaaaaaagcgacaaaaaacttgttaaaaaattgacaaaaacatcattaaaaaaaaagccaaaaaagtgaccaaagaatttgaaaaaaagtgacaaaaaattggaataaaatctacaaaaatgtcgagaaaagtgtagaaaaagaaaaacaaaatgtagaaattttgacccagaaaaatacAAAGTTGCACAGCTCCGATACAGAGACACATTTAGGACgttgttagcctagcttagcaccaGAGAAAAGTCTGATTGCGACGTTTATCTGAAGCTGCCGCAGCGTCAGTGAGTTCTCACCTCTCAGTTTGAGCTGCAGATCCTGGATCAGCTGCTGTTGTTGGGGCAGGAGGGGAGCGGGGGGCCCTGGAGGCCCCTGGGGGCCCGGAGGGCCAGGAGGGCCGGGAAGACCATGCTGCAAACACATGAGACACATGTGATGGCATGTGTGTGCATCGTACAGATTCAGGTAATTGCACACTCAGTCTATTAGCTTGTTTTGAAAACTTTCCGCCATTGTTGTCGCTGCTGACGTGCCtactgacctctgaccccagtCACCACATGTGATGCGTAGCGTTAGTTTCTAAGGACGTGCACAAACAGCacttaaaggcgctgacacaccaacccaataatcggccgtcggacagtctggcgaggtcggtgactcgagtgttcggtgtgttccgtgccatcgtccGTCGGAAGGACAAACcgacgcctctcaaaatctgacgaaaatctttcaaactgacctttgtcgttctgaaatgaagacggattcagcaactgtatgacctatttctctcttaaaactattttcataaaatacgagGTCGTATTTCGAAGAAGCTGCCATTACTAtctgctggagaagccagacccacgtgacgcgttcgtcatttccggttttcattttttgggcgacaatacagattagcgccgcctgctgttatggagacatattacgtctcgcgcacgtgcagaacatacgctcaagtcggcgtcgcttcggtgtgttttggggcactttttggacctcggggagactgatcagcccgactgccttttctgccgacggtcggccgtctggttggtgtgttagGGCCTTTAAACGGACACCGGATAGGAGAGGCAGGTGTCATGGATTAAAACAAGTATATCTCCGGCTTATTAAGAGATGctacagacaaaaacatcacTTTTAAATTGTGAGTTTTGGGTCTCTTTGTCTTCCATAACCTGTCTTTTTTCAGActggtggaaaaaaaacatttatgcgACTACCCTTTGTCTACTTGttgtctgtagatttctcctaaattccccaaaagttagcattagataacgcctcatttgcatatttaaacttaaatatttcagaaaactttTAATATGAAAAATAATTGTGTTCATATCAATTATTGAAGCTAATTAGCAGAGTTTTAGGAGCTGGGCCACACCTCCTCCGGCATTCCTATAAATACAACCTAACCTCCTCTCATCCACTCTCGCTTTCTTCAAACCTGcaacctaaacccaactgtcccgttcttcttttcctaaacccaaccgtcctgttcttctttacctaaacccaactgtccgttcttctttacctaaacccaactgtccgttcttcttttcctaaacccaactgtcctgttcttctttacctaaacccaaccgtcctgttcttctttacctaaacccaaccgtcctgttcttctttacctaaacccaactgtcccgttcttctttacctaaactcaactgtccattcttcttttcctaaacccaaccgtcctgttcttctttacctaaacccaactgtccgttcttcttttcctaaacccaaccgtcctgttcttctttacctaaacccaaccgtcctgttcttctttacctaaacccaaccgtcccgttcttctttacctgaacccaaccgtcctgttcttctttacctaaactcaactgtcccgttcttctttacctaaacccaaccgtcctgttcttctttacctaaacccaaccgtcccgttcttctttacctaaacccaaccgtcctgttcttctttacctaaactcaactgtccgttcttcttttcctaaacccaaccgtcctgttcttctttacctaaacccaaccgtcccgttcttctttacctaaacccaactgtcccgttctttttctaaacccaaccgtcctgttcttctttacctcaacccaactgtcccgttcttctttacctaaactcaactgtcccgttcttctttacctaaatcCAATTGTCccattcttttcctaaacccaaccatcccattcttcttttactaaacccaatcGCCATTGttgtcccacgtgtcatggaaacgtaagcccactggcaaccttttccttaacttaaagGAAAAGGTTTTtgcgtgaaactgccacagattttgagttaaggggccgtgttcatttcacggaattctgtgatcAGGTTGGTTGATATGAATTCAGTGGACATCAGGACAGAGTTTTTGCTCATTTCATCAcatttcatctgttttttttagatgtggCTAACCTTTGAGGTTCTCCTGGATCCTTTGGTTCTCCGGTTGTCCCCCTTGTTGGAGTTTCTTCTGAAGATCAGCCAGGAGTTGAGAGGAGAAACTCTGGACAGATCCGAGGATGGCGGCTCCTGAAAGACACCAAGTATAGGctcaaatgtttaaaacacCACATTTCTGCAGAACAAGATTTGTGTTAAAATACATCAAAATGTTGCATAAATATCggaaaaaaagaccaaaaaaacCTGTCGAAAAAAGCAAGAAATGTTGAAAAGAGCGACTAAAACGTCATTAAAAAAAGCATCGGCGACAATCTGGACAGACCCAACCTGGTCTCACGCCAGGTCGtgaatagtcacgttattttgatttattggttcgtgtacaggtcacgattttgacgtttatttcgtgtacacgTCACGATCTTTGAACGTGTACAGGTTACGATTTTCGaacctgctctgggggacgcaacaatggggaaatgaggcgccacacgccggccacaacaacAAGACGGGCCGCCACTCGCGGGACGCAATACCCGGGCGCAGGGGCACATAACAACGAataaattaaacgccacaacaacgggatggttgtggttaggagaagGAGAatggggaaaggaaccgtcacgcaggacacgccgacaacagcgggacggttgtggttaggaaaaggagaacacggaaaggaactgcaacacgtgcaaagtgaaagtcctgtgttgtttgacccatccacccccccgaccaacctccctgcgcggagtttcgccttatcaatactactaGCTACCGTCATCGTTCTGTGAtcatgaaatatgcttcccattgaaatacattgctTTAAAATTTGTAAtcaccacacaaaaaaaatgacattatcGTGTCCTGTCCACGAATCAATAgcttcaataacgtgaccatatcatgaactgccatgagaccgggCTGACAGACCTGAGGACACCGACCACAACAAAGTaggttaaaatgtttaaaacgcCACATTTCTGCAGAACAAGatgtcaaaaaatgtgacaCAAACCTcgggaaaaaaaacttcaaaaatgtgGGAAAAGCATCGGAGACACTGGACAGATCTGCAGTGGCTCCTGGAAGACAACAACCACAATAAAGCATAGcttcaaatgtttaaaacgCCACATTTCTGCATGTTAGGACCCAGCTCGTTAAGGAAGCCACATAATAACAGCTGTTTTTGGTACATTAAAGTTATTTATTAAGATAAGAGTTTAAAAAAGGGATAAACAGAATCACAGGTGCACAAACtacaaaggaaagaaagagcCTATGGATGCTGATGGCTCTTTAAAAATAAGagtaaaaggtcccatggcatgaaaatgtcacttcatgagtttttttaacattaatatgagttcccccagcctgcctatggtcccccagtggtagaaatggtgataggtgtaaaccgagccctgggtatcctgctctgcctttgagaaaatgaaagctcaga
This Sander lucioperca isolate FBNREF2018 chromosome 9, SLUC_FBN_1.2, whole genome shotgun sequence DNA region includes the following protein-coding sequences:
- the si:ch1073-184j22.1 gene encoding erythroferrone isoform X2, with protein sequence MPARLSQGRSSPAGAGGRLLLPLLLGLMMMTMKVIEAASVEEAESGESEEILEEDDEAISAEMLEPPSSDLSRVSPLNSWLIFRRNSNKGDNRRTKGSRRTSKHGLPGPPGPPGPQGPPGPPAPLLPQQQQLIQDLQLKLRDLAAGGVCFLCDRPPRVSTSFLRRLPAAVVIPRRSLLELQPFSQPSDSERSLQRGQSFNASTGRYAAAVSGFYQLTASLLIESGDRVQVRLRDSVRAAICIESLCQSNLSVESVMAVAAAGGTFSILLTGTLYLQAGEYVSVFVDNATGSTIRVLQDSLFSGILLGV
- the si:ch1073-184j22.1 gene encoding erythroferrone isoform X1; this translates as MPARLSQGRSSPAGAGGRLLLPLLLGLMMMTMKVIEAASVEEAESGESEEILEEDDEAISAEMLEPPSSDLSRVSPLNSWLIFRRNSNKGDNRRTKGSRRTSKHGLPGPPGPPGPQGPPGPPAPLLPQQQQLIQDLQLKLRETMAAFDSPSLSDLAAGGVCFLCDRPPRVSTSFLRRLPAAVVIPRRSLLELQPFSQPSDSERSLQRGQSFNASTGRYAAAVSGFYQLTASLLIESGDRVQVRLRDSVRAAICIESLCQSNLSVESVMAVAAAGGTFSILLTGTLYLQAGEYVSVFVDNATGSTIRVLQDSLFSGILLGV
- the si:ch1073-184j22.1 gene encoding erythroferrone isoform X3, giving the protein MRPSARRCWSHCRSVQCLRCFSHIFEVFFPEEPPSSDLSRVSPLNSWLIFRRNSNKGDNRRTKGSRRTSKHGLPGPPGPPGPQGPPGPPAPLLPQQQQLIQDLQLKLRETMAAFDSPSLSDLAAGGVCFLCDRPPRVSTSFLRRLPAAVVIPRRSLLELQPFSQPSDSERSLQRGQSFNASTGRYAAAVSGFYQLTASLLIESGDRVQVRLRDSVRAAICIESLCQSNLSVESVMAVAAAGGTFSILLTGTLYLQAGEYVSVFVDNATGSTIRVLQDSLFSGILLGV